In Lapillicoccus jejuensis, the DNA window CGTGGGCGGTGACGTCGACCTTGACGGTCAGCTCGCCGGTGCCGAGCACCTTGACCAGCTGGCCGCCGCGGACGGCGCCCTTGGCGACGAGGGACTCGACGGTCACGTCGCCGCCCTCGGGGTAGAGCGCCGAGATGCGGTCGAGGTTGACGACCTGGTACTCGGTGCGGAACGGGTTCTTGAAGCCGCGCAGCTTGGGCAGGCGCATGTGCAGCGGCATCTGACCGCCCTCGAAGCGCTCCGGCACCTGGTACCGGGCCTTGGTGCCCTTGGTACCGCGACCGGCGGTCTTGCCCTTGCTGCCCTCACCGCGACCCACGCGGGTCTTCGGCGTCTTCGCGCCCGGGGCCGGGCGCAGGTGGTGGACGCGCAGGGTCGAGCCCTCGCCGGCGTCCGCGGTGGCCTTGGTGTCGGCCATGCTCACTCAACCTCCTCGACGGCGACGAGGTGGGTGACGGTGCGGACCATGCCGCGGATCTCCGGGCGGTCCTCCTTCACCACGACGTCGCCGATGCGCTTGAGGCCGAGGGTGCGCAGCGTCTCGCGGTGGTTGCGCTTGCCCCCGATCTCGGAACGGGTCTGGGTCACCTTCAGGCGCGCCACGTCAGGCACCCGCCTTCGCGTCGGCCTTCTCCGCCCGGGCCGCGGCCTGGGCGCGCAGCATGGCGGCGGGGGCGACGTCCTCGAGGGGCAGACCGCGGCGGGCCGCGACGGCCTCGGGACGCTCGAGGCCCTTGAGGGCCTCCCGCGTGGCGTGGACGATGTTGATGGCGTTCGACGAGCCGAGCGACTTGCTCAGGACGTCGTGGATGCCGGCGCACTCGAGCACCGCGCGCACCGGGCCACCGGCGATGACACCGGTACCGGGAGCGGCGGGGCGGAGCATGACGACACCGGCGGCCGCCTCACCCTGGACGGGGTGCGGGATGGTGCCGGCGATGCGCGGGACCTTGAAGAAGTCCTTCTTGGCCTCCTCGACGCCCTTGGCGATCGCCGCGGGCACCTCCTTGGCCTTGCCGTAGCCGACGCCGACGGTGCCGTCACCGTCGCCGACGACGACGAGGGCGGTGAAGCTGAAGCGACGACCACCCTTGACGACCTTGGCGACGCGGTTGATGGTCACCACGCGCTCGACGTACTGGCTCTTCTCGGCGTCGCGCGAGTCGCGGCGGTCGCGGCCGTCGCGGCCACGCCCGTCGCGGCGGTCGCCGCGCTCGTTGCCGCCGGCACCGGTGGCGCCGGTGCCTCGACGCTGGGGTCCGGGCATCAGAGGTTCCTCATCTCGCTGGTGTGGTTCTCGTTCACGGTCACGGCGGGGGTCACAGCGCCAGACCGCCCTCGCGGGCGCCCTCGGCGATGGCGGCCACCCGGCCGTGGTACTTGTTGCCGGCACGGTCGAAGACGACCGACTCGACGCCGGCCTGCTTCGCGCGCTCGGCGACGAGCTCGCCGACCCGGCGGGCCTTGGCGGTCTTGTCGCCCTCGAGGGCGCGCAGGTCCGCCTCCATCGTCGAGGCCGACGCGAGCGTCTTGCCGACGGTGTCGTCGACGACCTGGACGAACAGGTGGCGGGTGCTGCGCGACACCACCAGGCGGGGGCGCTCGGTCGTGCCGGCGATCTTCTTGCGGCCACGGACCTGGCGGCGCACGCGCGCCGCGGCCTTGCTCGTGCCGCGCTTGACGATGCTCTTGCCTGCCATGGCTTACTTACCGGCCTTTCCGACCTTGCGACGGATGTGCTCGCCCGCGTAGCGCACGCCCTTGCCCTTGTACGGGTCCGGCTTGCGCAGCTTGCGGATGTTGGCGGCCACCTCGCCGACCTGCTGCTTGTCGATCCCCGCCACCGTGAAGCGGGTGGGGTTCTCGACGGTGAAGGAGATGCCCTGGGGCGGCTCGACGGTGATCGAGTGGCTGTAGCCCAGGGAGAACTCGAGGTTGCTGCCCTTGGCGACCACGCGGTAACCCGTGCCGTGGATCTCCATCTTCTTCTCGTAGCCCGCCGTCACGCCGACCACCATGTTGTTGATCAGCGAGCGGGTGAGGCCGTGCAGCGAGCGCGAGGCGCGCTCGTCGTCGGGGCGGGTGACCTCGACGACGCCGTCCTCGCCGCGGCCGACGGCGATGGGCTGCGGGACCGCGAGGGCGAGCTCGCCCTTGGGGCCCTTGACGGTGACGGCCTGGCCGTCGATGGTCACGTCGACCCCGGTGGGGACGGTGACGGGAAGTCGTCCGATTCGCGACATGTCAGTGTTCTCCTCGTACCTGTCCGCTCACCAGACGTAGGCGAGGACTTCCCCGCCGACGCCCTTCTGCGCGGCCTGCTTGTCCGTCAGGAGACCCGAGGACGTCGAGATGATGGCGACGCCCAGACCACCGAGGACCTTGGGCAGGTTGGTCGACTTCGCGTAGACCCGCAGGCCGGGCTTGCTCACGCGGCGGACGCCGGCGATGGAGCGCTCCCGGTTGGGGCCGTACTTGAGGTCGATGGTCAGCGTCCGGCCGACCTCGGCGTCCTCGACCTTCCAGCCGGCGATGTAGCCCTCGGCCTGGAGGATCTCGGCGATGTGGGACTTGAGCTTCGAGAACGGCATGGACACCACGTCGTGGTGCGCCGAGTTGGCGTTCCGCACGCGGGTCAGCATGTCCGCGATCGGGTCGGTCATGGTCATGGGTTGGGCCTTCGCCCTTCCTCAGGACGGTTTCCCTCCCGGCGGGTGCCGGGGGGACCTGTCCTGTCAGCAGTGGTGGGGGGTGGTGTTACCAGGAGCTCTTGGTCACGCCGGGCAGCTCGCCCCGGTGGGCCATCTCGCGCAGGCAGATCCGGCACAGGCCGAACTTGCGGTAGACCGAGTGCGGGCGGCCGCAGCGCTGGCAGCGCGTGTAGGCGCGGACCTTGAACTTCGGCTTGGCGTTCGCCTTGTTGATCAGAGCGGTCTTGGCCATCGGTCAGTTCTCCTTGAACGGGAAGCCCAGCGCCTTGAGCAGCGCGCGTCCCTCGTCGTCGTTCGCCGCCGTGGTGACCACGGTGATGTCCATGCCGCGGACGCGGTCGATGCGGTCCTGGTCGATCTCGTGGAACATCGACTGCTCGTTGAGGCCGAACGTGTAGTTGCCGTGACCGTCGAACTGGTTGCCGTTCAGGCCGCGGAAGTCGCGGATGCGCGGCAGCGCGATGGACACGAGGCGGTCGAGGAACTCCCACATGCGGTCACCGCGCAGCGTGGTGTGCGCGCCGATCGGCATGCCCTCGCGCAGCTTGAACTGCGCGATCGACTTGCGGGCCCGGGTGACGACCGGCTTCTGGCCGGTGATCGCCTCGAGGTCGCGCACGGCGCCCTCGATGAGCTTGGAGTCGCGAGCGGCCTCGCCGACACCCATGTTGACGACGACCTTGACGACGCCCGGCACCTGCATGACGTTGCCGTAGCCGAACTGCTGGTGCAGGGACGACTTGATCTCGTCCTGGTAGCGCGCCTTGAGGCGCGGAGCGGTGGCGGTCGCCATCACAGGTCCTTCCCGGAGCGCACGGCGACGCGGGTACGGCGGGCCTTGGTGCGCCCGTCGCGCTCGACATCCTCCACACGCGTCCTGACGCGGGTCGGCTTCTTGGTCTCGGGGTCGACGACGGCCACGTTGCTCACGTGGATCGGCGCCTCGGTGTGGACCAGGCCGCCGGTGCGGGTGCCACGGTCGGTGGCCCCGGACTTGACGTGCTTGGTCACCCGGCCGACGCCCTCGACGAGGACGCGCTGGGTCTCGGGGTAGACGGCGATGACCTTGCCCTGCTTGCCCCGGTCGCCGCCGTTCTTCTGGCTGCGGCCGGAGATCACCTGGACGAGGTCGCCCTTCTTGATCTTCATCTTCGGCTTCGTGGTCGCCATGGTCAGAGCACCTCCGGCGCCAGCGAGACGATCTTCATGAAGCGCTTGTCGCGCAGCTCGCGACCGACCGGACCGAAGATGCGCGTACCGCGCGGGTCCCCGTCGGCGCGCAGGATCACCGCGGCGTTCTCGTCGAACTTGATGTACGAGCCGTCCGGACGCCGGCGCTCCTTGACGGTGCGCACGATGACGGCCTTGACGACGTCACCCGACTTGACGTTGCCCCCGGGGATCGCGTCCTTGACCGTGGCGACGATGGTGTCCCCGATGCCGGCGTAGCGCCGACCGGACCCACCGAGCACCCGGATGCAGAGGATCTCCTTGGCACCGGTGTTGTCGGCGACGCGCAGTCGCGTCTCCTGCTGGATCACTTGGCCTTCTCCAGAATCTCCACGACTCGCCAGCGCTTCGTCGCCGAGAGCGGGCGGGTCTCCATGATGAGGACGCGGTCGCCGACCGAGGCACCGAAGGCCTCGTCGTGCGCCTTGATGCGGCTGCTGCGGCGCAGCACCTTGCCGTAGAGCGCGTGCTTGACGCGGTCCTCGACCTCGACGACGACGGTCTTGGTCATCTTGTCGCTGACGACGTAACCCTGTCGGGTCTTGCGGTCGCTGCGCACCGAGGACTCGGAGGAGTCCTGCGCCGCGGCGCTGTCCTGGGTGTTCTCGCTCATGCCTCGTCCTGCGCCTTCTTCGACTTCTTCGCCTTCGTGGTCTCGGTCGGCTCCTCCGCCGGGGCGGCGGGGGCCGAGCCGATCCCGAGCTCGCGCTCGCGCATCTCGGTGTAGATCCGCGCGATGTCGCGACGGACGGCACGGAGCCGGCCGTGGTTGTCCAGCTGGCCCGTGGCGGACTGGAATCGGAGGTTGAACAGCTCCTCCTTCGCCTTGCGGAGCTCGTCGACGAGACGGTTGTCGTCGAAGCTGCGCAGCGAGTCAGGAGCGAGGTCCTTGGTCCCGACGGCCATCAGATGTCACCACCCTCACGGCGGACGAAGCGGCACTTCATGGGGAGCTTGTGCATCGCCAGGCGCAGGGCCTCGCGGGCCACGGGCTCGGAGACGCCGGACAGCTCGAACATGACGCGGCCGGGCTTGATGTTGGCGATCCACCACTCGGGCGAACCCTTGCCGGAACCCATGCGGGTCTCGGCCGGCTTCTTGGTGAGCGGACGGTCCGGGTAGATGTTGATCCAGACCTTGCCGCCACGCTTCATGTAGCGGGTCATGGCGATACGAGCGGACTCGATCTGGCGGTTGGTGACGTAGGCCGGCTCGAGGGCCTGGATGCCGTAGTCACCGAAGGAGATCGCGGTGCCGCCCTTGGCAGCGCCCGAGCGACCCGGGTGGTGCTGCTTGCGGTGCTTGACTCGACGGGGGATCAACATGGCTCAGCCCTGCTCGGTGGTGCTGGACGGGGTGGCCGACTCCGCCGAGGCCTCGGCGGGAGCGGCGGTGGCGTCGCCCGCGGGGGCGGCGTCGCGGTCACGGCGGGCGCGGGTCGGGCGCTCGGCGCCGTCGCGGCGAGGACCACGGGGCGCGCGCGGCGCGGTGGCCTGCTGCTGGGCGAGCTCACGCGCGGTGACGTCGCCCTTGTAGATCCACACCTTGACGCCGATGCGGCCGAACGGCGTACGGGCCTCGTAGAAGCCGTAGTCGATGTTGGCGCGCAGCGTGTGCAGCGGGACGCGACCCTCGCGGTAGAACTCCGAGCGCGACATCTCCGCGCCGCCGAGGCGGCCGGAGCACTGCACGCGGATGCCCTTGGCGCCGGCGCGGGTGGCCGACTGCATGCCCTTGCGCATGGCGCGACGGAACGTGACGCGGGCGGCGAGCTGCTCGGCGATGCCCTGGGCGACCAGCTGGGAGTCGACCTCGGGGTTCTTGACCTCGAGGATGTTCAGCTGGACCTGCTTGCCCGTGAGCTTCTCGAGCTCGCCGCGGATGCGGTCGGCCTCGGCGCCGCGGCGGCCGATGACGATGCCCGGGCGCGCCGTGTGGATGTCCACGCGGACGCGGTCGCGGGTGCGCTCGATCTCGACGCGCGAGATGCCGGCGCGCTCCATGCCCGTGGACATGAGCTTGCGGATCGCGACGTCCTCCTTGACGTAGTCGCGGTAGCGCTGACCCGTCTTGGTGGAGTCGGCGAACCACCGGCTCTGGTGCTCCGTGGTGATGCCGAGGCGGAACCCGTGCGGGTTGACCTTCTGACCCATCAGCGGCCTCCTGCCTTGCTCGTGGACTTCTGGGACTGCGCGACGACCACCGTGATGTGGCTCGTGCGCTTGTTGATGCGCGACGCGCGGCCCTGGGCGCGGGGGCGGAACCGCTTCATCGTCGGGCCCTCGTCGACGTACGCGGCCTCGATGACCAGGCGGCGCTCGTCGAAGGCGACCGAGTCGCGGTCGGCCTTGACGCGGGCGTTGGCGATGGCGCTCTCGACGACCTTGCGCACGGGCTCGGCGGCCGACTGGGGGGCGAAGCGCAGGGTGGCGACGGCCTCGGTGGCGGCCTTGCCGCGGATGAGGTCGACGACCCGGCGGGCCTTCATCGGCGTGACGCGCACGTGGCGCGCGCTGGCCTGGGCCGACACGGGGGTCTCCTTGGTGGTGGCGTTCGGGGTGGCCATCAGCGACGACGCCCCTTCTTGTCGTCCTTCACGTGACCCTTGAAGGTGCGCGTGGGGGCGAACTCGCCGAGCTTGTGGCCGACCATCGACTCGGTGACGAACACCGGGACGTGCTTGCGGCCGTCGTGCACGGCGAGGGTGTGACCGAGCATGTCGGGGCTGATGACCGACCGACGCGACCAGGTCTTGATGACGTTCTTCGTGCCGCCTTCGTTCTGGGCGTCCACCTTCTTCTGAAGGTGGTCGTCGATGAAGGGGCCCTTCTTCAGGCTACGAGGCATGGTTCAGGCTCCTCAGCGCTTCTTGCCGGTACGACGGCGGCGGACGATGAGCTTGTCGCTCTCCTTGTTGGGGCGACGCGTGCGTCCCTCCGGCTGACCCCACGGGCTCACCGGGTGGCGACCACCGGAGGTCTTGCCCTCTCCACCACCGTGCGGGTGGTCGATCGGGTTCATGGCGACACCGCGGACGGTCGGGCGCTTGCCCTTCCACCGCATGCGGCCGGCCTTGCCCCAGTTGATGTTCGACTGCTCGGAGTTGCCCACCTCGCCGACCGTGGCGCGGCAGCGCAGGTCGACGTTGCGGACCTCGCCGGACGGCATGCGCAGCTGCGCGTAGGGGCCGTCCTTGGCGACGAGCTGGACGCGCGAGCCGGCGGAGCGGGCGATCTTGGCGCCGCCGCCGGGCTTGAGCTCGATGGCGTGCACGACCGTACCGACCGGGATGTTGCGCAGCGGCAGGCTGTTGCCCGGCTTGATGTCGGCCGAGGGGCCGTTCTCGATCCGGTCACCCTGCTTGAGGCGGTTCGGCGCCAGGATGTAGCGCTTCTCGCCGTCGGCGTAGTGCAGCAGCGCGATGCGCGCGGTGCGGTTGGGGTCGTACTCGATGTGGGCGACGGTCGCGGGGACGCCGTCCTTGTCGTGGCGACGGAAGTCGATGACGCGGTAGGCGCGCTTGTGACCGCCACCGATGTGCCGGGTGGTGATGCGGCCCGAGGAGTTGCGGCCACCGCTCTTGGTGAGCGGGCGGACCAGCGACTTCTCCGGCGTCGAGCGCGTGACCTCGACGAAGTCGGCGACCGACGAGCCGCGACGGCCCGGCGTGGTCGGCTTGTAGTTACGGATACCCATGGTGAATTTCCCTTGTCGTCCTCGTCAGCTCAGGCGCTCGCGCCGAAGATGTCGATGGACCCTTCCTTGAGGGTGACGATCGCGCGCTTGGTGTCCTTGCGGCGACCGATCCCGAAGCGGGTCCGGCGGGCCTTGCCCTGGCGGTTGAGCGTGTGGACCGACTCGACCTTGACGCCGAACACCTGCTCGACCGCGATCTTGATCTCGGTCTTGTTCGAGCGCGGGTCGACGAGGAACGTGTACTTGCCCTCGTCGAGCAGGCCGTACGACTTCTCCGACACCACCGGGGCGATGAGGATGTCGCGGGGGTCCTTCGCGTGGATGCTGCTCACTTGCCGTCCTCCTGCACGTCGGCCGCGGCGGCCTTCGGGCCGGCGACGAAGGCGTCGAGCGCGGCCTGGGTGAAGACGACGTCCTCCGCGCAGAGCACGTCGTACGTGTTGAGCTGGTCGACGGCCAGGACGTGGACGTCGCTGAGGTTGCGCACGCTCTTCCAGGCCACCTCGTCGGTGCGGGTCAGCACGACGAGGAGCGAGGCGCGCTCGGTGAGACCCGAGAGCGTCGCGCGGGCGGCCTTGGCCGAGGGGGCCTCGCCGGTGACGATGCCGTCGACGACGTGCACGCGGCCGTGGCGGGCCCGGTCGGACAGGGCCCCGCGCAGGGCGGCGGCCTTCATCTTCTTGGGGGTCCGCTGGCTGTAGTCGCGCGGCTGCGGGCCGTGCACGACGCCACCACCGGTGAACTGCGGCGCGCGGGTCGAGCCCTGACGGGCGCGGCCGGTGCCCTTCTGCCGGTACGGCTTGGCGCCGCCACCGCGGACCTCGCCGCGCGTCTTGGTCGAGTGCGTGCCCTGGCGGGCCGCCGCGAGCTGCGCGACGACGACCTGGTGGATGAGCGGGACGTTGGTCTGGACGTCGAAGATCTCCGCGGGGAGATCGGCGTTCGTGGTCGCCATGGACTCAGGCTCCCTTCGCGGCCGTGCGGACGAGGACGACCGCGCCGCGGGGGCCGGGGACGGCACCCTTGACGAGCAGCAGGCCCTTGTCGGCGTCCACGGCGTGGATCGTCAGGTTCTGGGTGGTCTGGCGCACGCCGCCCATGCGGCCGGCCATGCGCATGCCCTTGAAGACGCGACCGGGGGTGGAGCACCCGCCGATCGAGCCCGGCTTGCGGTGGTTGCGGTGCGCACCGTGGGAGGAGCTGACGCCCTTGAAGCCGTGACGCTTCATGACACCGGCGAAGCCCTTGCCCTTGGTCGTCGCCGAGGCGTCGATCTTCTGGCCGGCCTCGAAGGTCTCGGCGCTGAGCTCCTGGCCGAGGGCGTACTCGCCCGCGTCGGCCGTGCGCAGCTCGATGAGGTAGCGGCGCGGGGTCACGCCGGCCTTCTCGAAGTGGCCCTTCATGGGCTTGTTGACCTTGCGCGGGTCGATGTCGCCGTAGGCGATCTGCACCGCGCCGTAGCCGTCGGTGGCCTCGTCGCGCAGCTGCGTGACGACGCACGGGCCGGCCTTGATCACCGTGACGGGGACGAGGCGCCCGGCCTCGTCCCAGACCTGGGTCATGCCCAGCTTCTCGCCGAGCAGGCCCTTGACGTTCTTGACAGTCGTGTCAGTCATCGTGGCCTCAGAGCTTGATCTCGATGTTGACGTCGGCGGGCAGGTCGAGCCGCATGAGCGAGTCGACGGCCTTCGGCGTCGGGTCGATGATGTCGATCAGCCGCTTGTGCGTGCGCATCTCGAAGTGCTCGCGGCTGTCCTTGTACTTGTGGGGCGACCGGATGACGACGAAGACGTTCTTCTCCGTGGGCAGCGGCACCGGGCCGACCACCGTGGCACCGGCACGGGTCACCGTGTCAACGATCTTGCGCGCCGAGCTGTCGATGACCTCGTGGTCGTACGACTTCAGCCGGATGCGGATCTTCTGTCCCGCCATCTGAAGTGGGTCTCTCTCTCGCCGAACATCTGCCTGGGGTCCTGCTCGCCTGACCACCGACCCCCGCGGTCGGGTGTGTCGCACCTGCTCCGCGGCCCGGCGACCGGCATGGAGGAGCCCGGTCGCTGGGTGGTTCGTCGTGGCCCGGCCGAGCCGGGCGCCTGCGCTTCCCCCGGGCCACCTCGGGTGTCCGGGCGGGGGCGGCGGGACCGAACGGGTCGGTCCCACGCGACAAGCAACCTGACCAGTGTGCCAGAGGGCTCCGCACAGGCCAAATCCCGGCCCCCGCGGTCGGGCGCGCCGCGGCTCCTCCCCCGTCGGGACGACGCTCAGGGGACCGGCGCGACCGCTCCCGTGAGGGGGTCGCGCCCGGTGAGACAGTACGTCGCCCCGACCGGGTCCACCAGGACCGTCCACCCCGGGGTGTCGCGCACGACCGTGGCCCCGAGGGCCACGTGGGCGGCGACGGCGCGACGCCGTACGGCGGGGTCGCTGCCGGCCGCGAGGTCGAGGTGCGCCCACGGCGCCCTCCCCCGCTCGTCCTCCCCCAGGCTGTGCAGCAGCAGCCGCACCGGCACCCCGCGCTGGGGGGCGGGACCCGCCCCGAAGCCCTCCGGGCGCAGCACGGCGAGCTCGGGGCGCCGGCCCACCACGCGCTCCCAGCCCGTGAGGCCCGCCCAGAAGGCCGCGTCGACCTCGGCGCGGTCCGGCGGCAGGTCGAGGGCGAGCTGGTCGACGCGCGTCGGCGGCTCCCCGGTCGGGTCCGGGCGGGCGTCGCCCGTACCCTCCCCGTCGCCGGTGACGCAGAGGGGCTGCCCACCGGGGGTCGCGAGGACGACCACGCCGGGACGCCGCCCGACGACCCGGGCCCCCCGGGCGCGGGCGTGGGCCACGGCCCGCTCCGGGTCGCCGACGCGCAGGTCGGGGTGCCAGCCGACGGGTCCGTCGTCGACGGCCTGCAGCCGCAGCACCGGCCGCCCGGCCGGCGGCACGACCGTGACGAAGCGGCCGTCGTCACGCCACGGCGACAGGTGCCCGCCGGTCGCCGCCGCCCAGAAGCCCGCGGCCCGGCGGACGTCGGCCCGGGGCACGTCGAGCGAGACGTCCACCCAGCGCAGGTGCAGGCCCGACGTCGCGTCCACGGACGTCACGCTAGGGCACGGTAACCGCGGACGACGCCCGCGCGTCTACGCTCGTCGACCGTGCTCGATGACTCCGCCGTCGACCGGCTCGTCCGGGACCTCGCCTCCCCCGACCCCGTCGTGCGCGACGACGGCGCGGCCACCGCGGTCGGCGCCGCCCTGGCGCAGGGCGACCTCGACGCGCCCCACCGACGGCGGCTCGGCGACGCCGCGTGCGCGCTCCTGACGCACCCGCGGGCCGAGGCCCGCTCCTTCGGCGCGCTGACCCTCGCCATGCTCGGCGCGCACGAGCCGCCCCGGGAGGCCTGGGTCGACGCGCTGCTCGCGTGGTACCCGACGGAGCCGGACCAGCGCGGCTGGGACGACGACCTCGGCTGGGTGCACGCGGTCGCCCACGGCGCCGACGCCCTCGGCGCCTGGGGCGTCACCCGGGCGGTCGCACCGACGCGGCTTCTCGAGGCCGTCGCCGACCGGCTGACCACGCCCTCGGACGCGGTGTGGCGCGACCAGGAGGACGACCGTCTGGCCTGCGCGACCGCCCTCGTGCTCTCCCGATGCGAGGACGAGCAGGTCGCCACGACCTGGCTGGCGCCGGTCGTCGAGCTGCTCGCCGACGGCGAGCCGGGGCCGGTGCCGGGCCACGTCAGCAACGCCCTGCGCACCCTGCGCGGCCTGTACGTCACCCTCGACCAGCAGCCGCTGCAGGACGGCGCGCCGCTGGCCGTACCGCACGCCGCGGCCGTCCGCGGCGCCCTCGCCGCGGCGCTCGAGCCGCCGACGGCCTGGGCCTGGCGGCGGGCCTGACGCGCGGGGTCGGCGGGCGGGGTCAGCGGGCGGGGTCGGCGGGCGGGGTCAGCGCGCGGGGACGAGGAAGGCGGCCAGCGCGGCGGCGTACGGCGCCACGGCGTGCGCGGCCATCAGCTCGCGGCAGCTGTGCATCGAGAGCATGGGGGCGCCGACGTCGACGGTCAGCGCCCCGGTGACCGCGGCGGTCATCGGACCGACGGTGCTGCCGCACGGCAGGTCGGTGCGGTGGATGTAGGTCTGCATGGGCGTGCCCGCCTGCTCGCAGGCCAGCCGGAACGCGCCCGCCCCCATCGCGTCGCTGGCGTAGCGCAGCTGCGCGTTGAGCTTGAGGACCGGACCGCCGTCGGCCCGCACGTGGTGCGAGGGCTCGTGGCGCTCGGGCCAGTTCGGGTGGGTCGCGTGCGACATGTCGCCTGAGGCGACGACCGTCCCGGCCAGGGCCCGCAGCAGGTCCTCGCGGCCGCCGCCGCGGGAGGCCACGACCCGCTCGAGGACGGTGGGGAGCATCGTCGACTGGGCGCCGCGCTCGCTCGTGCTGCCGACCTCCTCGTGGTCGAACAGCACGAGGACCGGCACGTGGCCCGGACGGTCGCCCGGTGCGGCGACGGCCTCGACGAGGGCCCGCGTGCCGGCGTACGACGTCCCGAGGTTGTCCAGTCGCGGGGCGGCCA includes these proteins:
- the rplD gene encoding 50S ribosomal protein L4, translated to MATTNADLPAEIFDVQTNVPLIHQVVVAQLAAARQGTHSTKTRGEVRGGGAKPYRQKGTGRARQGSTRAPQFTGGGVVHGPQPRDYSQRTPKKMKAAALRGALSDRARHGRVHVVDGIVTGEAPSAKAARATLSGLTERASLLVVLTRTDEVAWKSVRNLSDVHVLAVDQLNTYDVLCAEDVVFTQAALDAFVAGPKAAAADVQEDGK
- the rplC gene encoding 50S ribosomal protein L3, giving the protein MTDTTVKNVKGLLGEKLGMTQVWDEAGRLVPVTVIKAGPCVVTQLRDEATDGYGAVQIAYGDIDPRKVNKPMKGHFEKAGVTPRRYLIELRTADAGEYALGQELSAETFEAGQKIDASATTKGKGFAGVMKRHGFKGVSSSHGAHRNHRKPGSIGGCSTPGRVFKGMRMAGRMGGVRQTTQNLTIHAVDADKGLLLVKGAVPGPRGAVVLVRTAAKGA
- the rpsJ gene encoding 30S ribosomal protein S10 yields the protein MAGQKIRIRLKSYDHEVIDSSARKIVDTVTRAGATVVGPVPLPTEKNVFVVIRSPHKYKDSREHFEMRTHKRLIDIIDPTPKAVDSLMRLDLPADVNIEIKL
- a CDS encoding VOC family protein; translated protein: MTSVDATSGLHLRWVDVSLDVPRADVRRAAGFWAAATGGHLSPWRDDGRFVTVVPPAGRPVLRLQAVDDGPVGWHPDLRVGDPERAVAHARARGARVVGRRPGVVVLATPGGQPLCVTGDGEGTGDARPDPTGEPPTRVDQLALDLPPDRAEVDAAFWAGLTGWERVVGRRPELAVLRPEGFGAGPAPQRGVPVRLLLHSLGEDERGRAPWAHLDLAAGSDPAVRRRAVAAHVALGATVVRDTPGWTVLVDPVGATYCLTGRDPLTGAVAPVP
- a CDS encoding DUF2785 domain-containing protein, with product MLDDSAVDRLVRDLASPDPVVRDDGAATAVGAALAQGDLDAPHRRRLGDAACALLTHPRAEARSFGALTLAMLGAHEPPREAWVDALLAWYPTEPDQRGWDDDLGWVHAVAHGADALGAWGVTRAVAPTRLLEAVADRLTTPSDAVWRDQEDDRLACATALVLSRCEDEQVATTWLAPVVELLADGEPGPVPGHVSNALRTLRGLYVTLDQQPLQDGAPLAVPHAAAVRGALAAALEPPTAWAWRRA